In the Primulina tabacum isolate GXHZ01 chromosome 7, ASM2559414v2, whole genome shotgun sequence genome, TCATCTTGTTTAAAATGAAATGGCTCAATATAAGGTCTTCTTTGCGGGAAATCGTCCCCAGAGGTTTCATCCCTGCATAAAATAAATTGCACTGATAAAGgcaaaagaaaaaacaaatcaCACGGAAAAACTATGAACAATTAAGCTTCAATTTGATAACTGATTAATTGCCTTTTCAATGTaagaattataaatattattatggctattattattattattattaactaTTATGAAgtgcaaaacattgaaaataaaatgtgccaaacttttgactaaaataaataaaatatattaaagtaTACATCAAATTGTGgaaattgttttcaaattttgcTTATAAATAGATGTATTGAGTATGAGGGAAATCACACAAAAACCTCTCCATTTAGAGCAAGCTTGAAGTTTGAAACCATCAACCTTTCTTGAAGTGAAATTTAGGAGCaagaattttgttatatttCTGGAAATTCGTCCTATCACTCCCGACCTCagaatccgatctccaccgttcataataCACTTTCAAATGTTCTAGATatcatatccaaatttcagcctCATCCAACGGTTCAATTTCTGGGAAACGTATCTGCAAGAATACTGCTCGGAATTCAAGCGAATTTAGCAATCTTACGGATTTTCGGACGTTAGCTTCCAGCTTGTTTCTTCCATAATTTAGGAGCACCTttcagtaagtgggcttatgttttaaagtatttaagtatgtttttgaaaattcgATCGACATGATATattccttcgatttgatatatgaaTATTTCGTTTCGATAAATTGTTGAGCATGTTTAAATCAATTTCAAGTGCATGTTCCTTTCGTTTCAAAATTATGTTGTCTTCGTTTCATGTTATATTCTAATATATGTTCTTAAACACCAATTTGGTGTATTCTAAGAATTATGTTTAAAGGCACTGTTAAGTTAGAAATGGtaaaaaaagtaaaattttcCTAAAACATGATAAGTTTATggccctgatgcggtgggtAATAATAACCGATATATGGCCTCACTCCTTAGAGGAAttacatataggggactgatcagtaaCAACATGGATAATAAGATGAAATAACAGTGTAATACGAATAatatatatgtctatatgcatatgataaGTTATGTTTGCTCATTGTTAATATCATGTCTTGACTTTTGTTATGAATTATTATTGTGACATGaaattcatttaatatttacataaatatatataagttaTGTCAGGTCTATCATTTTGTCTAATTATTGTCCCGACGTTTGTTGAGACACGGCAAATTTCGAATTGTTAAGATCTATATATGGATATCCTTGTGTTATTATGATCgatcggcccccacttgctgagtatttcacAAAATACTTACCCTTACACCTCTCACTCCCAGATAagaatgaaaaacaagttgaaGAAGAAGAGCAAATGCATTTCTGGGGATGGTAACAAGGTTTCAGTTGATCAAGACATACTTTGGAATTTggctattttttatttttacgttgttcGCTTCCGCACTCATTTGTTAAGTTGATTACGTTGTAAAGACAAAgaatgttttatgaaaaagactggtttggtTGTacactgtactacgaggcttgttgaaTTACGATTGAATAATTGTAAAACAACGCCGGATGTCAACTCACCCCGGTATCGggacgtgacatttaagtggtatcagagccctcCAGGTTCGTAATCCGGCTGGGAAAAGTTTTTGGCAAGACCCTAGCGACTTCCTACCAATGAACAATATTCACTATTCTTATCGTGACATCTGAAAATCGCAAAATTCTATTGTTGAAGCATCCAAAATCACGTTTTGCCATTTTTGGTAATAATCGTGAATATCATAACTCCTTGTTCTAAGCCTTTCCATTTGTTTtatttcaggaaatggctctCTGTACTCGTGCTGAAATACCCAAACGTATGCGTGAACTCGCCCTTAGCGACCACGAAATTACGATGGCACATCTTAGAGCGCAACTTTACGAGGAACAACAAAAATATCACGATCAATTGTTAGCCAAAGACTTGGTATATGAAAACTTGAAAAAGGAAAAACAAGAACTAGAAGATATCAAAGACCATCTTCAAGCTGACGTGCAAAGGTTTGCTTATTATCTTAACTCAGAAGAAAAACAGCACGAAATGACCAAGAACAAACTAGAGGTTTTCCAAACAATAGCCCTTGAAATGGATGGATTACGCCAACGAATGTTAGAGGAATCCCAAGCACTACAGTCTCAGATTCAACAAATGTTGCTAATGGAAAAACAACGTCGTCAGCAAGATGAGGCAACCATTCAAGAGCTGTAGAATTCGGTGCAGAATTTGCATATGCAAAATGAACAATTACAGAATCATGTTCATCATCTTGAGGATGCCATCATTATGGCATTGGAGCCGGAAGTAGAACCGGTAGAAGAACAGATGGAAGACGAAATACTAGGAGATGACGAGATTTTAGATGATTGAGTATTTAGTGTCGTGATTATTTGTAATAAGGATTTATAAtccatttcctttcttttgtaCTTCTTATCTTTGCACTTCTGAAAACTTTGATTTGTAATGCTTTTCCTTTTCATTGGAAtcaataaaaagtttatttgaTCTATTTCTTGATTGATTTCATATTTGAGATAATCTTCAATATTTTTGTACATAATTATTCAAACATCTTAGAAATTCTCATGCGTGTAGGAAATGGCAGAGAGACCCCATCGTAGCAACCGTAACCCGCGATATGCCGAAAATCCGTAAGATTGCTAAATTCGCTTGAATTCCGAGCAGTATTCTTGCAGATACGTTTCCCAGAAATTGAACCGTTGGATGaggctgaaatttggatatgatgTTTAGAACATTTGAAAGTGtattatgaacggtggagatcggattctGAGGTCGGGAGTGATGGGACGAATTTCCAGAAATATAACAGAATTCTTGCTCCTAGATTTCACTTCAAGAAAGGTTGATGGTTTCAAACTTCAAGCTTGCTCTAAATGGAGATGTTTTGGTGTGATTTCCCTCAAACTCAATACatctatttataggcaaaatttgaaaacaatttcCACAATTTGATGCAtactttaatatattttatttattttagtcAAAAGTTTGGCACATttgattttcaatgttttgcacTCATGTTTTTTCAATGTTTGCACTTTATAAtagttaataataataataataatagccataataatagtaataatattcATAATTCTTACATTTTCAAGCTAGCAACCATATTATTTCCCTGGTCAACAAGGTCACAAAGAGCTTCACCAATATTCTGAGGCAGCTCCTGAAAATAATAAAACCTGGTGGTATTAATTTATTAACAATAACACATTTGGATAACCTACAAAAGCTAGAATAATTAAATACCTGACAGTCCCTGCTGATTTTTACAGGCTTGTAGTCATTCCATggattttttaaatgaaaagtACTCTGGAAAGGCAGATCATGTAAACATAGCCATTTGACTTTAAAACTGCGTCCCCAAGTGTTATTTTTCCCACTACTCTGACTCCAAATGTTATCCCTTCTCCAACCAACGGAAGATATCATTTGGGCATACCCTTGGAAGAAGCCACTCATGTTGACACTAAATATAAGAATCACTTTGCTAGAATTCTGCATAATTACTTTAACTGCATTATTTACATTCATAACATATATTGCCAGCCACAATTTGGCACTATTGACACTAAGAACCTTATATTACATacgaacacacacacacacacacacatgtgtgtgtgtataataataataagaatgaTAACATGGACCAAAGGGGGCCTAATAATCTTACAAGAATAAAGATTTAAGAGATCTTACTAGAAAGGCTTCTTCAAGAATAGGCTCATTCATGACCTGTGTTGCCCAAATTCCTTGCTTTATTGACAATTGGATATTTTGATGATTCAAGCtcttaataataaaatatctgGTATTATTCAATTCAGCCctcttcattttatttgaagTTCCTGCTCCATCATAAGAATTCGGTGGATCATCTGCCCCTGAGTGAGAAGCTTCCTCGTTTAATTTACCTCTTGGACTTGCTGCCAAAGATATTCAAATCAAAGTATTTAAATATGAAAGTTGAAACTTAGCATCCATGTCAGAAAGCATATCTTTGAGGGCATATCCAGACCAAGTATGCTAAATAACTCTATATTCATTATCTCTACAttaataagtttgaaaagtacaGCAGCAGTTCTAGAGACAAAAACAAAGCCCTGATCCCAAGATGGAAACATGATAATAAAGACAGCGTTCATAAGTACAGAATAATCAAGAAATAGCAAACTCACACTTGTGCTATCTTACGACAATTAAAACCTACGCATTTCACTGTAATATGAGAATACTGATAATGAGATGACTTAAATGATATTCACCTGGAGTGCTTGATTTCACTTGGTCTTTTATGCATTCAGTCTCTAATGAATCAACTAAGGGTGTAATTTCTTTTACCGTAGATGACATGCCCATCTGACCTCCTATGTCCAAGGAAGCAACTATATGAAAAACTAAAGGTTAGACATAGAAAATTTGCTTCAGAACAACCAAACTCTAATTAAAAAGGTCTGATTTGAAAAAGAAGTGGAGAGAAAATGAGCAAATAAGGCCCAAGTACCGATAATACAGTGACAGCAAGCATAGCTAAACATATAAAAACCTATGTGGAGAACAATACCACGGGTTTGGATATAATGTGAACAATTTTATAACTCATAACACTAGAATGTACCTTAGCATTGACATTGTAAGCAAAAGAATGATGGAAAATGTTGCAATTCATAAATAATGACAGTCTACTTTTAACACAATgttgaattttcttttcaaaaaatgAAGTTGTACAGAAGCTATTTaactagaaaataaatttactgGCTAAAGAGCTTACAATGATTTCAAGAGAATCCAATATTAATCCAACGTGCCCAAACCTAGACCAAGATTAAAGAAATTACAGTAAAAAAAGACAACACAAGCACTTGAGAAAGTTGCGGTTTCAGTGAAACCTGTAAAGTCACACATCTTGTATGTAGCACACAGTTTCTCATGATATGCATTAACCGAAAAAGAATCTAACCAAATTATACAAACACACACACTGATCACCAACAGGTACTGTCATTTAATAATGACTTCAAACATGTGTGACAATAAATCGTCTGAAAAATACGTGCAATTGGTTAATCCAAACTAGTGAATGCGAAGATTCCAAAAGTATAAGACGATGAGGATGCGGGCTCCAAGTGCCAATGGAGTTTATACCTCCCGTCATAAAAGTCATTTGGGCAATCTAGAAAATGCATCCTTCCATAATGTTGAACAACCTTTAAATATAttgttatttgaaattttaattgatatatcaACTGCAGCCAAAATATTAGCCAACAGGACCAAGTTCTAAATCGAGTTACAAGGGTGTGTGTTgcaggaaaaatcaaaactTCCAATCTCACCAGTGGCTGCCGCCAACTCACTCGCCTTTCATTCTTACAAATCGCATGTGATATAAAAGGTAACTTCGACCATAACACGCACAAAAAGAAATCAATCAATCATACACATCCCAGCAATATAATCAACACTGAAGACAATACATTCAATTAAATTTTGCAACTTCAAATTCCAACACGTACAACTTCAAAAACAGTCTAAAATCAAGTAAACCCAGAACTGTCGTTTCCGATTGGTGCACTTTGCTGAAACATTCTGCATTGAACTTCACTGTTGAAACCCCCACGAGAAATGAAAATGAAGCATGCTCCCCATTACAGTAAACCCGCATGAATGGAaacaaaatcaatcaaaaaataataaaggaaAACGAAAAGAAAACAGCAATTACACAGGAAAATGCATACCCGTACAAATAAGCATCAGAAGCCGAAAAGCATAACGACATACCTTGTTGGAGATGTGGAGGGATTGGAGATAGATTAAAGAGCAGAAGATTTGAGTGTGAGTTTTGATAAAGTCTCTtaggttttttattttttctttttcctcctCTCAGACAAGAACACTTGAATTTACAGGAGAATGATGTGTATTTCCTAAATCACTTGTTCCAGGCTGAGAAGAACATATTGATTCGATTTTTAACAAAACTCGAACCAACTCATGTTAATCGCAGTCGGTTTTCTTTTACCAAATAGTAAAActaaatcaaatcaataatcaaACCAAACCTAGATTTTCGATTTGGTCGGGATGATCGTCAAACTTTGAACCCAAAATTTTTGTTTCTCATCAAGCTTGTCACTCTATGACTAAAGCATCACAAGAACATTGAGGTTTACTAGATATTATCATTATGCAAGATTAAAAGATCTAATTTTTACTTGGTTAAACTTCGTTCTTTTTTTCACTGACCTTTTGTACCCTAATCAATTTTAGATAATTAAACCTAACATTATAATTTAGAAAATTGTCCTTATATTAACAACTCGACACATTAATCATTctcttatttcatttttttcatctGGACAAAGACGAGAGATCTTGAGCGACTAGGTGTGATGAACCAAACCGAATTAAACAGTTATCTTCGGTTCAATTAAAATAGAAATTATTTCGGTTTTTCAATTAatctgttttttatttttaaaaaattaaattttatttatagttACTTATTTGGTGTTTTTGAGATAAGTTCATCGTacaaattttttcttaaaaaataaccAAGCAAGTGCAACCTGATCCAAAAACTCATACATTAACATaaaagtaggtctcttgtgagacgctctcacgaatctttatctgtgagacaggtgaactctatcgatattcacaataaaaagtactaatcttagcataaaaattaatattttttcatggatgatccaaataaaatattcgaCCCACGAAATTTATCTACGAGACAgtctcacaaaagtttttgtgttaacataatatattcataaatCACAAATTCACAATACAAGCAATTCTTTACGTTATTATAGTAGTCCACAAGCCAACAACCATAATTTACTAattagaatatttttattttttttaaaaaagcacTCAACATAATCAAACAGAAAGAACTTCTCAAACTCCACAAAATTCACTCCAATCTTCACTTTTTAACAATTTGATACATATTAACGCTTTCGTCTGGGAAAATTTAACATCAAATTAAAGATCTAAAAGTAGttataaaataaatgaaacatgaaataaaagaataCAATCTCGCTGGTCTAAAAGCTATAAGCTTCAAACATTATCTTATTATGTAAacaatattaattttgaatgtATTTAGATTTAATCTTTGAACATTATCTTATTATTTAATGAACAATCGTCCTATGTTCGGCAATTCCTCTAGAGTACAATCTCGCTGGTCTAAATGCTATAAGCTTCAACAAAGGTTGTTACATTGGCCAAGAACTTGTTGCTAACACATACCACCGAGAAGTTGTCCGAAAGCGCTCGATCCCGCTCAGATTTCTGAATGATAGTGGAGTAGGTGAGTTCTTATCAATGATAATATGAACAGTCGTTCTTTTTTATTGATGCTAATTATGATAGCTGAATTTATCAGCTCAGAGGTCCAGCAAAAGGTTGCTCCGGTTAACGAAGTGATTGATGCATCATCTCAAAAGAAAGCTGGCACTTTCACAGCTGCACTTGGGTCTCGTTGTCTCGGGTTTCTACACCTGGACTATGCTTTCAAAGGGACTGGAAACTTAACCATAAAAGACCAGGAAGATGTCGATATAGAGACCATTAAACCCGAATGGTGGCCCGTCGAGTGGTTTCTCGGTCAGCAAGAGCAAAGTGAAGCTGCTTAGATTGGCTGCTACTTATTCAACCTCGTTGCTTCCGATGTAATGAAAAAAGCGGATCGATTGATCTTGGAAATCAGATATGACACATTCATTATATACCATTGTCATACAAGTTGGATCGAATCAACCCATTTTGCCATGCCTCAATCAACTTATTTTTCCATGGACAATCGCAAGCACTAACATTTTTCATGTATTGATAAACCCGTAAAGAAAAACGTGCTTTGATACAACTCAAGGTAGTAGTCATACATTTATCACAGAAGAACGTAAATTTCAGGACAAAACATCTCCCCTCAGGAAAACTTACAAGTGGCGATGACAGTGGACAAAGAACACATTTACAGCACCGGCCAAAACTTCCTTATAACACTTCTGGTTAAAGTACAAGGTGCCTAGGTGAAGATTAAGCAAATTATGAACAATACACTCACACGATATGATatgatcccgcccacgagacctttgatttttcccgatctttgaaacaagtaattgatagatgtgacaatcgcctctagatcacgcggtctagcaccaattaatcaacgatagaaacaatctcgttcaagaaaacctccaaagaacccgtccttgacaaccctcgtgatattcgattgacaaacgccacaaaagataaatcttttgataagtttgatttgatatgacgcaaaagttataacgaaacttaagttTGTTTTGAGAGGATTctcaaagaaaagttttataaactcaatcaataatgaacaaagttGTTTACAATGATGAAACTTTCGAGTATATATTGTCTCAAAAatcaaaagatatcaaatctacttgtcaaaataattaaaactctaaaaaggaaaaaatattctCGCCCAAAcgtaaaggacacggaccccgtgtagaggtccggaagggggtccgtgtaggcacgGTATTTCTCGTCCTCAAATgtaagggacacggaccccgtgtacacgtccgtgtagcctcggtcTGGCGGCTCAAACTTCCCGCAACGCGCTAAATCGCAAGCTTCCAATTCATCATCTACTTGattgtgatgcaacccgaacccttcgagccttgtttccaagctttcattggttggatgaagagcaacattcaacatcttcaagcgTACTAtcgggattggttcttggaacgcatagtggctggctagattcatatcatactccctttctttaaaaagatttgtcctcaaatcttgtctttcttgatagctaggaagatcaatacatttcatttcttttccacaatcctgcaagtagagtttaacaatgctcgggatcgaaccggctatttcaataaaataaaataaaccaaccttgcacagatgtacatgaagtggtttattcaaaataaagaatcgctcatcctcactcttttgggccatacatataatttctttttttgtttgttgGGCCTCTTTTTCACACAACTCTTTTTTTCATCGATGGCCATCTTGTCTTTTTTGTCACTCTCTTTTTCGGCCATcccattttctttttctctcaactcataaCAAATTGATTCATCAATACATATAACATTCGTAGATAGTTGAGCAAAAGAAACAACTTGCACATCATCTAACAACTCACCCTCCACAACACAACACTCAGTACTCGCATGAGACACAATTGGAGTATCAACCTCAACATTCGAATCATCCACAGGTTTGGCGTCAAAGTTGAAAGTTGAATCCACTACCTTCACATCCTCATTTGGACAATGATGAAAATCATGTCCTACCTCTAGACACCACAAACATCGAATATCAGAAATACAAAGATGTGAGAATTGCGATGTACCTTGATATCCACGTTTTGAACTCCTCGCTGGTGTCGCCATGCTTCTCGTCTTTACTCATCCTTCCACTCTCATCCACTCGCCCATATCTTTCACgcaataataattaaaactctaaaaaggaaaaaatattctCGCCCAAAcgtaaaggacacggaccccgtgtagaggtcCGGAAGGGGTTCCGTGTAGGCACGGTATTTCTCGTCCTCAAATgtaagggacacggaccccgtgtacacgtccgtgtagcctcggtcTGGCGGCTCAAACTTCCCGCAACGCGCTAAATCGCAAGCTTCCAATTCATCATCTACTTGattgtgatgcaacccgaacccttcgagccttgtttccaagctttcattggttggatgaagagcaacattcaacatcttcaagcgTACTAtcgggattggttcttggaacgcatagtggctggctagattcatatcatactccctttctttaaaaagatttgtcctcaaatcttgtctttcTTGATAGCTAGGAAGATCAATACATTTCATTTCTTTTCCACAATCATGCAAGTAGAGtttaacaatgctcgggatcgaaccggctatttcaataaaataaaataaaccaaccttgcacagatgtacatgaagtggtttattcaaaataaagaatcgctcatcctcactcttttgggccatacatataatttctttttttgtttgttgGGCCTCTTTTTCACACAACTCTTTTTTTCATCGATGGCCATCTTGTCTTTTTTGTCACTCTCTTTTTCGGCCATcccattttctttttctctcaactcataaCAAATTGATTCATCAATACATATAACATTCGTAGATAGTTGAGCAAAAGAAACAACTTGCACATCATCTAACAACTCACCCTCCACAACACAACACTCAGTACTCGCATGAGACACAATTGGAGTATCAACCTCAACATTCGAATCATCCACAGGTTTGGCGTCAAAGTTGAAAGTTGAATCCACTACCTTCACATCCTCATTTGGACAATGATGAAAATCATGTCCTACCTCTAGACACCACAAACATCGAATATCAGAAATACAAAGATGTGAGAATTGCGATGTACCTTGATATCCACGTTTTGAACTCCTCGCTGGTGTCGCCATGCTTCTCGTCTTTACTCATCCTTCCACTCTCATCCACTCGCCCATATCTTTCACgcaataataattaaaactctaaaaaggaaaaaatattctCGCCCAAAcgtaaaggacacggaccccgtgtagaggtcCGGAAGGGGTTCCGTGTAGGCACGGTATTTCTCGTCCTCAAATgtaagggacacggaccccgtgtacacgtccgtgtagcctcggtcTGGCGGCTCAAACTTCCCGCAACGCGCTAAATCGCAAGCTTCCAATTCATCATCTACTTGattgtgatgcaacccgaacccttcgagccttgtttccaagctttcattggttggatgaagagcaacattcaacatcttcaagcgTACTAtcgggattggttcttggaacgcatagtggctggctagattcatatcatactccctttctttaaaaagatttgtcctcaaatcttgtctttcTTGATAGCTAGGAAGATCAATACATTTCATTTCTTTTCCACAATCATGCAAGTAGAGtttaacaatgctcgggatcgaaccggctatttcaataaaataaaataaaccaaccttgcacagatgtacatgaagtggtttattcaaaataaagaatcgctcatcctcactcttttgggccatacatataatttctttttttgtttgttgGGCCTCTTTTTCACACAACTCTTTTTTTCATCGATGGCCATCTTGTCTTTTTTGTCACTCTCTTTTTCGGCCATcccattttctttttctctcaactcataaCAAATTGATTCATCAATACATATAACATTCGTAGATAGTTGAGCAAAAGAAACAACTTGCACATCATCTAACAACTCACCCTCCACAACACAACACTCAGTACTCGCATGAGACACAATTGGAGTATCAACCTCAACATTCGAATCATCCACAGGTTTGGCGTCAAAGTTGAAAGTTGAATCCACTACCTTCACATCCTCATTTGGACAATGATGAAAATCATGTCCTACCTCTAGACACCACAAACATCGAATATCAGAAATACAAATATGTGAGAATTGCGATGTACCTTGATATCCACGTTTTGAACTCCTCGCTGGTGTCGCCATGCTTCTCGTCTTTACTCATCCTTCCACTCTCATCCACTCGCCCATATCTTTCACgcaataataattaaaactctaaaaaggaaaaaatattctCGCCCAAAcgtaaaggacacggaccccgtgtagaggtcCGGAAGGGGTTCCGTGTAGGCACGGTATTTCTCGTCCTCAAATgtaagggacacggaccccgtgtacacgtccgtgtagcctcggtcTGGCGGCTCAAACTTCCCGCAACGCGCTAAATCGCAAGCTTCCAATTCATCATCTACTTGattgtgatgcaacccgaacccttcgagccttgtttccaagctttcattggttggatgaagagcaacattcaacatcttcaagcgTACTAtcgggattggttcttggaacgcatagtggctggctagattcatatcatactccctttctttaaaaagatttgtcctcaaatcttgtctttcttgatagctaggaagatcaatacatttcattctttttccacaatcctgcaagtagagtttaacaatgctcgggatcgaaccggctatttcaataaaataaaataaaccaaccttgcacagatgtacatgaagtggtttattcaaaataaagaatcgctcatcctcactcttttgggccatacatataatttctttttttgtttgttgGGCCTCTTTTTCACACAACTCTTTTTTTTCATCGATGACCATCTTGTCTTTTTTGTCACTCTCTTTTTCGGCCATcccattttctttttctctcaactcataaCAAATTGATTCATCAATACATATAACATTCGTAGATAGTTGAGCAAAAGAAACAACTTGCACATCATCTAACAACTCACCCTCCACAACACAACACTCAGTACTCGCATGAGACACAATTGGAGTATCAACCTCAACATTCGAATCATCCACAGGTTTGGCGTCAAAGTTGAAAGTTGAATCCACTACCTTCACATCCTCATTTGGACAATGATGAAAATCATGTCCTACCTCTAGACACCACAAACATCGAATATCAGAAATACAAATATGTGAGAATTGCGATGTACCTTGATATCCACGTTTTGAACTCCTCGCTGGTGTCGCCATGCTTCTCTTGTCTTTACTCATCCTTCCACTCTCATCCACTCGCCCATATCTTTCACGCagtaataattaaaactctaaaaaggaaaaaatattctCGCCCAAAcgtaaaggacacggaccccgtgtagaggtcCGGAAGGGGTTCCGTGTAGGCACGGTATTTCTCGTCCTCAAATgtaagggacacggaccccgtgtacaggtccgtgtacacgtccgtgtagcctcggtcTGGCGGCTCAAACTTCCCGCAACGCGCTAAATCG is a window encoding:
- the LOC142552186 gene encoding uncharacterized protein LOC142552186 isoform X1, with amino-acid sequence MFQQSAPIGNDIASLDIGGQMGMSSTVKEITPLVDSLETECIKDQVKSSTPASPRGKLNEEASHSGADDPPNSYDGAGTSNKMKRAELNNTRYFIIKSLNHQNIQLSIKQGIWATQVMNEPILEEAFLNSSKVILIFSVNMSGFFQGYAQMISSVGWRRDNIWSQSSGKNNTWGRSFKVKWLCLHDLPFQSTFHLKNPWNDYKPVKISRDCQELPQNIGEALCDLVDQGNNMVASLKMDETSGDDFPQRRPYIEPFHFKQDEDFNEPLVRMGPMLYTPLLYQRQSGSSGFHLQQQRSCLPDKSSMFYGTSNVKQSKHCQINGSATSSLNNSSRIDSCGLSADWSPLDGTLTENDILEMSYEEYLEAHSQSSRKLHHSVGGPSASFQKSSSSKERSDESQSASSSKKRTYRQSLE
- the LOC142552186 gene encoding uncharacterized protein LOC142552186 isoform X2 encodes the protein MGMSSTVKEITPLVDSLETECIKDQVKSSTPASPRGKLNEEASHSGADDPPNSYDGAGTSNKMKRAELNNTRYFIIKSLNHQNIQLSIKQGIWATQVMNEPILEEAFLNSSKVILIFSVNMSGFFQGYAQMISSVGWRRDNIWSQSSGKNNTWGRSFKVKWLCLHDLPFQSTFHLKNPWNDYKPVKISRDCQELPQNIGEALCDLVDQGNNMVASLKMDETSGDDFPQRRPYIEPFHFKQDEDFNEPLVRMGPMLYTPLLYQRQSGSSGFHLQQQRSCLPDKSSMFYGTSNVKQSKHCQINGSATSSLNNSSRIDSCGLSADWSPLDGTLTENDILEMSYEEYLEAHSQSSRKLHHSVGGPSASFQKSSSSKERSDESQSASSSKKRTYRQSLE
- the LOC142552186 gene encoding uncharacterized protein LOC142552186 isoform X3 → MKRAELNNTRYFIIKSLNHQNIQLSIKQGIWATQVMNEPILEEAFLNSSKVILIFSVNMSGFFQGYAQMISSVGWRRDNIWSQSSGKNNTWGRSFKVKWLCLHDLPFQSTFHLKNPWNDYKPVKISRDCQELPQNIGEALCDLVDQGNNMVASLKMDETSGDDFPQRRPYIEPFHFKQDEDFNEPLVRMGPMLYTPLLYQRQSGSSGFHLQQQRSCLPDKSSMFYGTSNVKQSKHCQINGSATSSLNNSSRIDSCGLSADWSPLDGTLTENDILEMSYEEYLEAHSQSSRKLHHSVGGPSASFQKSSSSKERSDESQSASSSKKRTYRQSLE
- the LOC142552188 gene encoding uncharacterized protein LOC142552188 isoform X3 — protein: MSKDKRSMATPARSSKRGYQGTSQFSHICISDIRCLWCLEVGHDFHHCPNEDVKVVDSTFNFDAKPVDDSNVEVDTPIVSHASTECCVVEGELLDDVQVVSFAQLSTNVICIDESICYELREKENGMAEKESDKKDKMVIDEKKELCEKEAQQTKKEIICMAQKSEDERFFILNKPLHVHLCKVGLFYFIEIAGSIPSIVKLYLQDCGKRMKCIDLPSYQERQDLRTNLFKEREYDMNLASHYAFQEPIPIVRLKMLNVALHPTNESLETRLEGFGLHHNQVDDELEACDLARCGKFEPPDRGYTDVYTGSVSLTFEDEKYRAYTEPLPDLYTGSVSFTFGREYFFLFRVLIIIA